One genomic region from Spodoptera frugiperda isolate SF20-4 chromosome 21, AGI-APGP_CSIRO_Sfru_2.0, whole genome shotgun sequence encodes:
- the LOC118280381 gene encoding uncharacterized protein LOC118280381, with protein MAANARRTLSVFTDKYSRQFNIQHLREEDINAAFQVIFAVILDDDIIKALGFSSDEASMQSLESFIREHVNTHLTVGCFTSETDELIGVDVLYVRSSNDNLRNYGPEYGESFCNYMKYLKYMERRQRYNFAVKFIKFLTSLGLFILPEYQNSDIEKRMLPIRTGVASMQGIRANGAALIGKTMQNLAQRLRYKLLEEIKEFRDLEYLIGAAIFPIKIFGKITILRTSSSSSSPSSSPPSSPPSSPPAQKRPPMVTDLAIDDD; from the exons ATGGCAGCAAATGCTAGAAGGACGCTGTCAGTTTTTACTGATAAATATTCTCGGCa aTTCAACATTCAACATTTGAGGGAGGAAGACATCAATGCCGCTTTTCAAGTAATTTTTGCTGTAATTTTAGACGATGATATTATCAAGGCATTAG GTTTCAGCTCGGACGAGGCGTCAATGCAGTCTCTAGAATCCTTCATACGCGAACATGTGAACACGCACCTCACAGTTGGCTGTTTCACAAGCGAGACGGATGAACTAATTGGAGTCGATGTTTTATATGTACGGAGCTCGAACgataatcttagaaactacgGCCCT GAGTACGGAGAAAGCTTCTGTAACTACATGAAGTATCTGAAATATATGGAGAGACGGCAGCGATACAATTTTGCTGTGAAATTTATTAAGTTCCTCACTTCACTTGGTTTGTTCATATTGCCGGAGTATCAAAATTCTGATATAGAAAAACGTATGTTGCCTATTCG AACAGGGGTGGCTTCAATGCAAGGCATAAGGGCAAACGGAGCTGCTCTGATTGGGAAAACGATGCAAAATTTAGCCCAGCGTTTGaggtacaaactattagaagaAATCAAAGAATTTCGAGACTTGGAGTACCTCATCGGAGCTGCTATATTTCCtattaaaatttttggaaaaattactattttaagaacatcatcgtcatcgtcatcccCATCGTCATCGCCACCATCATCGCCACCATCATCACCACCAGCCCAAAAACGTCCACCGATGGTGACAGACCTCGCCATTGACGACGACTAG
- the LOC126912060 gene encoding uncharacterized protein LOC126912060, whose product MSEQLVANELLAFLQQKLDVMDEVSAVQICASNFSEPDVAASKQLLFRLLNKSDQMVSRRRDGTKKSIQDIITLLKETDPDDVPTFVAEDLNKLPPVTFDHVDVTSLLKDIVFLKASLADVQRKLDASQITVADLRSELNELRKSATVTGSPATGASNVNMRRGACLEVSGASFASAVLSPSPRSPPNAEPAQCAPRAPRCPAPVPVGPPRTAARPLDIKVFVEIMPASPGTDQADDDGFVTVQRKKRRQRTNKNRCGTAPAESNIKIRAAKPNTPVYISRLHYTTKAEDIVEYVRQKLKYAPRVQLLESRHNANFKAFVVRVPTCFLHLVLDENFWPQDVVFRRFRGQVPLERTVT is encoded by the exons ATGAGTGAACAACTTGTGGCGAATGAACTGCTGGCGTTCCTGCAGCAAAAGCTGGACGTGATGGATGAGGTGTCCGCTGTCCAGATCTGCGCATCGAACTTCAGCGAGCCTGACGTCGCTGCTTCCAAGCAGCTCCTGTTCCGGTTGCTGAACAAGAGCGACCAGATGGTGTCCCGCCGGCGTGACGGGACAAAGAAAAGCATCCAAGATATCATCACGCTGCTAAAAGAGACCGATCCGGACGACGTGCCTACGTTTGTGGCAGAGGATCTTAACAAGCTTCCTCCCGTCACCTTCGACCACGTCGACGTAACAAGCCTGTTGAAGGACATCGTCTTTCTGAAGGCAAGTCTGGCGGATGTGCAGCGGAAGTTGGATGCATCCCAAATTACTGTGGCTGATTTGCGCAGCGAACTCAACGAGTTGCGTAAATCGGCAACGGTAACTGGGTCACCGGCAACGGGTGCATCGAACGTAAACATGCGGCGCGGAGCGTGCCTCGAGGTATCGGGTGCAAGTTTCGCGTCAGCAGTTTTGTCGCCATCGCCGCGGTCACCGCCGAATGCTGAGCCGGCACAGTGCGCGCCTCGTGCGCCCCGCTGCCCCGCTCCCGTCCCTGTGGGTCCTCCCCGCACCGCCGCTCGACCGCTCGACATCAAGGTGTTCGTCGAGATTATGCCAGCGTCGCCG GGGACCGatcaggctgatgatgatgggtTCGTGACGGTGCAAAGGAAGAAGCGCCGTCAGCGAACTAACAAGAATCGCTGTGGCACGGCTCCTGCGGAGTCTAACATCAAAATCCGTGCTGCAAAGCCGAATACCCCGGTGTACATCTCCCGCCTACACTACACCACTAAGGCGGAGGACATTGTGGAGTACGTGCGTCAGAAGCTGAAGTACGCCCCCAGAGTGCAGCTGCTGGAGTCGCGCCATAATGCCAACTTTAAGGCGTTCGTGGTGCGAGTGCCAACGTGTTTCCTGCACCTCGTGTTGGACGAAAACTTCTGGCCACAGGACGTGGTGTTCCGTCGCTTCCGCGGACAAGTGCCACTCGAGCGCACAGTGACGTAG